A window of Burkholderia ubonensis contains these coding sequences:
- a CDS encoding IlvD/Edd family dehydratase, with protein MANTPRRLRSQEWFDDPAHADMTALYVERFMNYGLTRDELQSGRPIIGIAQTGSDLAPCNRHHLELAERVRAGIRDAGGIPMEFPVHPLAEQSRRPTAALDRNLAYLGLVEVLHGFPLDGVVLTTGCDKTTPACLMAAATVDMPAIVLSGGPMLDGWHDGKRVGSGTVIWHARNLLAAGEIDYEGFMALTTAASPSIGHCNTMGTALSMNSLAEALGMSLPGCASIPAAYRERGQMAYATGKRAVELVRDDVRPSQIMTRAAFENAIVVASALGASTNCPPHLIAIARHMGVELSLDDWQRFGEAVPLLVNCMPAGEYLGESFHRAGGVPAVLRQLDAAGLLRRDCMTVSGRPIGAIADAAPPADRDVIRTPDAPLKHGAGFIVLSGNFFDSAIMKMSVVGDAFRQTYLAEPGAENTFDARAIVFDGPEDYRARIDDPQLNIDERCILVIRGCGTVGYPGSAEVVNMAPPAALVKRGVTSLPCMGDGRQSGTSASPSILNMSPEAAVGGGLALLRTDDRIRVDLNRRTVDVLVDEAELARRRETATFAAPPAQTPWQELYRRFVGQLSTGGCLEPATLYLKVIERHGNPRHSH; from the coding sequence ATGGCAAACACCCCACGCCGCCTGCGCAGCCAGGAGTGGTTCGACGATCCCGCGCATGCGGACATGACGGCGCTCTATGTCGAGCGCTTCATGAACTACGGGTTGACGCGCGACGAGCTGCAGTCGGGTCGCCCGATCATCGGCATCGCGCAGACCGGCAGCGACCTCGCACCGTGCAACCGCCACCATCTCGAACTGGCCGAGCGCGTGCGCGCCGGCATTCGCGACGCGGGCGGCATTCCGATGGAGTTCCCGGTGCACCCGCTCGCCGAGCAGAGCCGCCGCCCCACCGCCGCGCTCGACCGCAACCTCGCTTACCTGGGGCTGGTGGAAGTGCTGCACGGCTTTCCGCTGGACGGCGTGGTGCTGACCACCGGCTGCGACAAGACCACCCCCGCCTGCCTGATGGCCGCGGCCACCGTCGACATGCCGGCCATCGTACTGTCGGGCGGGCCGATGCTCGACGGCTGGCACGACGGCAAGCGCGTCGGCTCGGGCACGGTGATCTGGCACGCGCGCAACCTGCTCGCGGCAGGCGAGATCGACTACGAAGGATTCATGGCGCTGACCACCGCGGCGTCGCCGTCGATCGGGCACTGCAACACGATGGGCACCGCGCTGTCGATGAACAGCCTCGCCGAGGCGCTCGGCATGTCGCTGCCGGGCTGCGCGAGCATTCCGGCCGCCTACCGCGAGCGCGGCCAGATGGCCTACGCGACCGGCAAGCGCGCGGTCGAGCTGGTGCGCGACGACGTGCGTCCGTCGCAGATCATGACGCGCGCCGCGTTCGAGAACGCGATCGTCGTCGCGTCCGCGCTCGGTGCGTCGACCAACTGCCCGCCGCACCTGATCGCGATCGCGCGCCACATGGGCGTCGAGCTGAGCCTCGACGACTGGCAGCGCTTCGGCGAAGCCGTGCCGCTGCTCGTCAACTGCATGCCGGCCGGCGAATATCTCGGCGAGAGCTTCCATCGCGCCGGCGGCGTGCCCGCGGTGCTGCGCCAGCTCGATGCGGCCGGCCTGCTGCGGCGCGATTGCATGACGGTGTCCGGCCGGCCGATCGGCGCGATCGCCGATGCCGCGCCGCCCGCCGATCGCGACGTGATCCGCACGCCCGATGCGCCGCTCAAGCACGGCGCGGGCTTCATCGTGCTGTCGGGCAACTTCTTCGACAGCGCGATCATGAAGATGTCGGTGGTGGGCGACGCGTTCCGTCAGACCTACCTCGCCGAGCCGGGTGCCGAGAACACCTTCGACGCACGCGCGATCGTGTTCGATGGCCCCGAGGACTACCGCGCGCGCATCGACGATCCGCAACTGAACATCGACGAGCGCTGCATCCTGGTGATCCGCGGCTGCGGCACGGTCGGCTACCCGGGCAGCGCGGAGGTCGTCAACATGGCGCCGCCCGCAGCGCTGGTGAAGCGCGGCGTGACGTCGCTGCCGTGCATGGGCGACGGACGCCAGAGCGGCACGTCGGCCAGCCCGTCGATCCTGAACATGTCGCCGGAAGCGGCGGTGGGCGGCGGCCTCGCGCTGCTGCGCACCGACGACCGCATCCGCGTCGACCTGAACCGCCGGACCGTCGACGTGCTCGTCGACGAAGCGGAACTCGCGCGGCGCCGCGAAACCGCGACGTTCGCCGCGCCGCCGGCGCAAACGCCGTGGCAGGAGCTGTATCGCCGCTTCGTGGGCCAGCTGTCCACCGGCGGCTGCCTCGAGCCGGCCACGCTGTATCTGAAGGTGATCGAACGGCACGGCAATCCGCGCCATTCGCATTGA
- a CDS encoding fumarylacetoacetate hydrolase family protein, with translation MRTLSVSDCLPHDLAQALLIGRVWRHDGAHAGPSVVAVRGGELIDITRTVPTTADLFDRADAVDLARSAPGESLGRVEPLLQAALDGTPGASGAAQLLAPCDVQAIKACGVTFAVSLIERVIEEQAGGDPARAREVREAITATLGTDLSKIVPGSDAALRLKAELERRGAWSQYMEVGIGPDAEVFSKAQPMSAVGFGADVGLLPASVWNNPEPEIVLAVASDGRPVGATLGNDVNLRDIEGRSALLLGKCKDNNGSCAIGPFVRLFADGFTLDGVRQASVSLRVEGADDGFVLDGISHMREISRDPTDLVAQTCGAHHQYPDGFMLFLGTMFSPIQDRDAPGAGFTHHLGDRVTIATPALGALVNTVRLCTEIAPWSFGVRALYANLAARGLLGK, from the coding sequence ATGCGTACTCTTTCCGTCTCCGACTGCCTGCCGCACGATCTCGCGCAGGCGCTGCTGATCGGCCGCGTATGGCGGCACGACGGCGCCCACGCGGGCCCGAGCGTCGTCGCCGTGCGCGGCGGCGAACTGATCGACATCACGCGCACCGTGCCGACCACCGCGGACCTGTTCGACCGCGCCGACGCCGTCGACCTCGCGCGCAGCGCGCCGGGCGAATCGCTCGGCCGCGTCGAGCCGCTGCTGCAGGCCGCGCTCGACGGCACGCCCGGCGCGTCCGGTGCGGCGCAGCTGCTCGCGCCGTGCGACGTGCAGGCCATCAAGGCCTGCGGCGTCACGTTCGCCGTCAGCCTGATCGAGCGCGTGATCGAGGAACAGGCCGGCGGCGATCCCGCGCGAGCGCGCGAGGTGCGCGAAGCGATCACCGCGACGCTCGGCACCGATCTGTCGAAAATCGTGCCCGGCTCGGACGCCGCGCTGCGCCTGAAGGCGGAACTCGAGCGGCGCGGCGCGTGGTCGCAATACATGGAGGTCGGCATCGGCCCCGACGCCGAGGTGTTCTCCAAGGCGCAGCCGATGTCGGCGGTGGGTTTCGGCGCGGACGTCGGCTTGCTGCCGGCATCGGTATGGAACAACCCGGAACCGGAGATCGTGCTGGCCGTCGCCAGCGACGGCCGGCCGGTCGGCGCGACGCTCGGCAACGACGTCAACCTGCGCGACATCGAAGGCCGCTCGGCGCTGCTGCTCGGCAAATGCAAGGACAACAACGGCTCGTGCGCGATCGGCCCGTTCGTGCGGCTGTTCGCCGACGGCTTCACGCTCGACGGCGTGCGGCAGGCCAGCGTGTCGCTGCGCGTCGAAGGCGCCGATGACGGTTTCGTGCTCGACGGCATCAGCCACATGCGCGAGATCAGCCGCGACCCGACCGATCTCGTCGCCCAGACCTGCGGCGCGCATCACCAGTACCCGGACGGCTTCATGCTGTTCCTCGGCACGATGTTCTCGCCGATCCAGGATCGCGACGCGCCGGGCGCCGGCTTTACGCACCACCTCGGCGACCGCGTGACGATCGCGACGCCCGCGCTCGGCGCGCTCGTGAACACCGTGCGGCTGTGCACGGAGATCGCGCCATGGAGCTTCGGCGTGCGCGCGCTGTATGCGAACCTCGCGGCGCGCGGCCTGCTCGGCAAGTGA
- a CDS encoding MFS transporter, which produces MSESSSAFLYRRVALRVLPFLFVCYVVNFIDRVNIGFAKLQFLQDLGLSEAAFGAATAIFFISYAAFEVPSNLVLARIGASRTLMRIMVLWGLCTIAQMFATGSVSLYVVRFLLGAAEAGFFPGLILYLSYWFPDAVRARVNSVLLLAVPVAGMIGGPLSGWIMAHLQDALGLRGWQWLFLIEGLPAIALGLIAPLMLSDRPEQAAWLSAADRHALSRDLQAERAAAVVGHDGAGVLDVLRNGRVLGLAAIYFCVYVGMGAVTFWSPSVLKASGVATVSGVGWLSGLISVFTMIGNVAIAWSSDRHGERRWHTVACMLVTACSLLLLRFAAGHVWMTVTLLAVAQLCAFTVPIVFWTIPAAQLTGRAAAAGIAAISMLGSLGGAFSSWLVGVLFTRTGAPYAGLAVVAMLLMLGALLVTNLVPRTLRSPRVSGERAA; this is translated from the coding sequence ATGTCCGAGTCATCCTCTGCGTTCCTGTATCGCCGGGTCGCGCTGCGCGTGCTTCCGTTTCTGTTCGTCTGCTACGTGGTCAACTTCATCGACCGCGTGAACATCGGCTTCGCCAAGCTGCAGTTCCTGCAGGACCTCGGCCTGAGCGAGGCCGCGTTCGGTGCCGCGACGGCCATCTTTTTCATCAGCTACGCGGCGTTCGAGGTACCGAGCAATCTGGTGCTGGCGCGGATCGGCGCGAGCCGGACGCTGATGCGCATCATGGTGCTGTGGGGGCTGTGCACGATCGCGCAGATGTTCGCGACGGGCAGCGTGTCGCTGTACGTCGTGCGCTTTCTGCTCGGCGCGGCCGAGGCCGGCTTCTTTCCGGGCCTCATCCTGTATCTGTCGTACTGGTTTCCGGATGCCGTGCGCGCGCGCGTGAACAGCGTGCTGCTGCTCGCCGTGCCAGTGGCCGGAATGATCGGCGGGCCGTTGTCCGGCTGGATCATGGCGCACCTGCAGGACGCGCTCGGGTTGCGCGGCTGGCAGTGGCTGTTTCTGATCGAAGGTCTGCCGGCCATCGCGCTGGGCCTGATCGCGCCGCTGATGCTGAGCGACCGGCCGGAACAGGCGGCGTGGCTGTCGGCCGCGGACCGGCACGCGCTGTCGCGCGACCTGCAGGCCGAGCGGGCCGCTGCCGTCGTCGGGCACGACGGGGCCGGCGTGCTCGACGTTCTCCGCAACGGGCGCGTGCTCGGGCTCGCGGCGATCTATTTCTGCGTATACGTCGGGATGGGCGCGGTGACGTTCTGGTCGCCGTCGGTGTTGAAGGCGTCCGGGGTGGCGACCGTGTCCGGCGTCGGCTGGCTGTCCGGGCTGATTTCGGTCTTCACGATGATCGGCAACGTCGCGATCGCGTGGAGTTCGGACCGGCACGGCGAGCGGCGCTGGCATACGGTCGCGTGCATGCTCGTCACCGCGTGCAGCCTGCTGCTCCTGCGGTTCGCGGCCGGGCACGTCTGGATGACCGTGACGCTGCTGGCCGTCGCGCAGCTGTGCGCGTTCACCGTGCCGATCGTGTTCTGGACGATTCCGGCGGCGCAGCTCACCGGCCGCGCCGCGGCGGCGGGCATCGCGGCGATCAGCATGCTCGGCTCGCTCGGCGGCGCGTTCAGTTCGTGGCTCGTCGGCGTGCTGTTCACGCGCACCGGCGCGCCGTATGCGGGGCTGGCGGTGGTTGCGATGCTGCTGATGCTCGGCGCGCTGCTGGTGACGAACCTGGTGCCGCGCACACTGCGGTCGCCGCGCGTGAGCGGCGAGCGCGCAGCGTAG
- a CDS encoding helix-turn-helix domain-containing protein yields MGRLSDTMNLHAESRCFSDVFLHSQAIVNWSQHYDQISPGIATTTLRQVAGQRFHVFRERINQRVMQHGLAPRGRLCFALPIANTAAPIVQGRTVARPSLLTLRGGEEFVAHLPCDTEVLAFTIDRTLTADHALDELANLPARVLRQPVLPISPVRYRTALDGLERVLCQALDHGSLTARDAFDERVLAHNVVGILLDLVQSDEADAGALPSASTQSYIVRRSQEIALECDDVPTVIDLCHHLRISRRTLQYSFQNVVGTTPTAYLRSIRLNAVRRFLMTTPETMRIGDAAAQFGFCHFGRFSAYYQQHFHELPSHTPRLS; encoded by the coding sequence ATGGGGCGCCTCAGCGACACCATGAACCTGCATGCCGAATCCCGCTGCTTCTCGGACGTCTTCCTCCATTCGCAGGCCATCGTGAACTGGTCGCAGCACTACGACCAGATCAGTCCGGGCATCGCCACGACGACGCTGCGCCAGGTCGCCGGCCAGCGCTTTCACGTGTTCCGCGAACGGATCAACCAGCGTGTCATGCAGCACGGCCTCGCGCCGCGCGGCCGCCTCTGCTTCGCGCTGCCGATCGCGAACACGGCCGCACCGATCGTGCAGGGGCGCACCGTCGCGCGTCCGAGCCTGCTCACGCTGCGCGGCGGCGAAGAGTTCGTCGCGCATCTTCCGTGCGACACCGAAGTGCTCGCCTTCACGATCGATCGCACGCTCACGGCCGATCACGCGCTCGACGAACTGGCGAACCTGCCCGCGCGCGTCCTCCGGCAACCGGTGCTGCCGATCTCGCCGGTGCGCTACCGCACGGCGCTGGACGGCCTCGAGCGCGTGCTCTGCCAGGCGCTCGACCACGGTTCGCTCACGGCCCGCGACGCGTTCGACGAACGCGTGCTCGCCCATAACGTGGTCGGCATCCTGCTCGACCTCGTACAGTCGGACGAAGCGGATGCGGGCGCGCTGCCGTCGGCGTCGACGCAAAGCTACATCGTGCGGCGCAGCCAGGAAATCGCACTGGAATGCGACGACGTGCCGACGGTGATCGATCTCTGCCATCACCTCCGAATCAGCCGCCGCACGCTGCAATACAGCTTTCAGAACGTCGTCGGCACCACGCCGACCGCCTACCTGCGCTCGATCCGGCTCAACGCGGTGCGCCGCTTCCTGATGACGACACCCGAGACGATGCGGATCGGCGACGCGGCGGCGCAATTCGGCTTTTGTCATTTCGGGCGATTCTCCGCGTACTACCAGCAACATTTCCACGAGCTGCCGTCGCACACGCCGCGCCTGAGCTGA
- a CDS encoding APC family permease: protein MNESSSRSDAGLSRNAVGLSHIVFFVVAAAAPLTAMVGATPAAFSLGNGPGVPGVFVLAGVMYLIFSIGYAAMSRHISNAGAFYAYIANGLGRPVGVGGAFVAIVAYNAVQIAIYSMFGFFLNNAVQQHYGVDVPWWAFALACVAAVHLCGARHIEFSGRLLGLLMLGEIAIVMLLDVAIVAHGATAGGFSARPFMPAAVFVPGLGTALVFVLGSYMGFEATAIFSEEARDPKRTIPRATYLAVILIMVFYALSSWAIVEAWGEGHIAAQAARDPANLWFAVSSRLLGNIATDAMNVLLVTSLFAAILSFHNTITRYFYAMGRERVLWRKLGHTCPVHRCPDVAGKVQTVIALAAIVGSAAFRLDPFAIVFSWMSALATIGIIAVQILVATSVIAFFARDHRDASIVHRLIAPLVSVVALGACLVLVVRNLSVLSGSDSAFVAMFPYFLLAIGALGIRAALRLKRSDPDLYRELGRAAQ, encoded by the coding sequence ATGAACGAATCGTCATCCCGGTCCGACGCGGGGCTCAGCAGGAACGCGGTCGGACTCTCACACATCGTCTTCTTCGTCGTCGCCGCGGCCGCGCCGCTCACCGCGATGGTCGGCGCGACACCGGCGGCGTTCTCGCTCGGCAACGGCCCCGGCGTGCCCGGCGTCTTCGTGCTGGCCGGCGTGATGTACCTGATCTTCAGCATCGGATACGCGGCGATGAGCCGGCATATCTCCAACGCGGGCGCCTTCTATGCGTACATCGCGAACGGGCTCGGGCGGCCCGTCGGCGTGGGCGGCGCATTCGTCGCGATCGTCGCGTACAACGCGGTGCAGATCGCGATCTACAGCATGTTCGGCTTCTTTCTCAACAACGCCGTCCAGCAGCATTACGGCGTCGACGTGCCGTGGTGGGCGTTCGCGCTGGCCTGCGTCGCCGCCGTGCATCTCTGCGGCGCGCGACACATCGAGTTCAGCGGACGGCTGCTCGGCCTGCTGATGCTCGGCGAGATCGCGATCGTGATGCTGCTCGACGTCGCGATCGTCGCGCACGGCGCGACTGCCGGCGGCTTCAGCGCGAGGCCGTTCATGCCCGCGGCGGTGTTCGTGCCGGGCCTCGGCACCGCGCTCGTGTTCGTCCTCGGCTCGTACATGGGCTTCGAGGCCACGGCCATCTTCTCCGAGGAAGCGCGCGACCCGAAGCGCACGATCCCGCGCGCGACGTACCTGGCCGTGATCCTCATCATGGTGTTCTACGCGCTGTCGTCATGGGCGATCGTCGAGGCGTGGGGCGAAGGCCACATCGCCGCGCAAGCGGCCCGCGATCCGGCCAATCTGTGGTTCGCCGTCAGCAGCCGGCTGCTCGGCAACATCGCCACCGATGCGATGAACGTGCTGCTCGTCACGAGCCTGTTCGCGGCCATCCTGTCGTTCCACAACACGATCACGCGCTATTTCTACGCGATGGGGCGGGAACGCGTGCTGTGGCGCAAGCTCGGCCATACGTGCCCCGTGCATCGCTGCCCCGACGTCGCGGGCAAGGTGCAGACGGTGATCGCGCTCGCGGCGATCGTCGGCTCGGCCGCGTTCCGGCTCGACCCGTTCGCCATCGTGTTCTCGTGGATGAGCGCGCTCGCGACGATCGGCATCATCGCCGTGCAGATCCTCGTGGCGACGTCGGTGATCGCCTTCTTCGCGCGCGACCATCGGGACGCCTCGATCGTGCACCGCCTGATCGCGCCGCTCGTCAGCGTGGTCGCGCTCGGCGCATGTCTCGTGCTGGTGGTGCGCAACCTGTCGGTGCTGAGCGGATCGGACTCCGCGTTCGTCGCGATGTTTCCGTATTTCCTGCTCGCCATCGGCGCGCTCGGCATTCGCGCCGCATTGCGATTGAAGCGCAGCGATCCCGACCTGTACCGCGAACTCGGGCGCGCCGCCCAGTAA
- a CDS encoding aldehyde dehydrogenase family protein encodes MMKIQNLIGGRHCDASTGRTFDKLAPATGDRICTVPASSADDVDRAVRAAHDALHDDAWARAGGAARARWLYRLADLVERESEALESLLAVEQGRPPAEMRMMDLPMTIDTLRYFAGWADKLEGRTIPTDGFMGRPTLSYTRRAPVGVAGQIVPWNAPLMIAVWKLVPALAAGCPVVIKPSEDAPLAVARLGKLACEAGLPAGVVNIVHGMGAEVGAALVAHPLVSKISFTGSTEVGRTIACDAARTFKRVTLELGGKAAQIVFADADLDRAIPSLVAGMFANQGQTCAAGSRVLAHRSIADALEARLADAARTIRVGPPTEAGVQMGALINPRHLARVRAHVAAALAEGAVMLAGDEQVPPRGCFMRPTILGGVHPGMRIAREEVFGPVGMVMPFETEDDAIRIANDTPFGLSASVWTQDVGTAHRVAERLDVGAVAINAWSPIDARLPWGGTRQSGIGRDLSKAALDSYLEEKIVTAAL; translated from the coding sequence ATGATGAAAATCCAGAACCTGATCGGCGGCCGGCATTGCGATGCCTCCACCGGCCGCACCTTCGACAAGCTGGCGCCCGCGACCGGAGACCGCATCTGCACCGTTCCCGCCTCGAGCGCCGACGACGTCGATCGCGCCGTGCGCGCCGCCCACGACGCATTGCACGACGACGCATGGGCCCGCGCCGGCGGCGCGGCCCGCGCCCGCTGGCTGTATCGGCTGGCGGACCTCGTCGAGCGCGAAAGCGAAGCGCTGGAGAGCCTGCTCGCCGTCGAACAAGGGCGGCCACCGGCCGAGATGCGCATGATGGACCTGCCGATGACCATCGACACGCTGCGCTATTTCGCCGGATGGGCCGACAAGCTCGAGGGCCGGACGATCCCGACCGACGGCTTCATGGGCCGCCCGACGCTCAGTTACACGCGGCGCGCGCCGGTCGGCGTCGCCGGCCAGATCGTGCCGTGGAACGCGCCGCTGATGATCGCCGTGTGGAAGCTCGTGCCCGCACTCGCGGCCGGCTGCCCGGTGGTGATCAAGCCGTCCGAGGATGCGCCGCTCGCCGTGGCGCGGCTCGGCAAGCTCGCGTGCGAAGCCGGCCTGCCGGCCGGCGTCGTCAACATCGTGCACGGCATGGGCGCCGAGGTCGGCGCTGCGCTCGTCGCGCATCCGCTCGTCAGCAAGATCAGTTTCACCGGCAGTACCGAAGTCGGCCGCACGATCGCCTGCGATGCGGCGCGCACCTTCAAGCGCGTCACGCTCGAGCTCGGCGGCAAGGCCGCGCAGATCGTCTTCGCGGATGCCGATCTCGACCGCGCGATCCCGTCGCTGGTGGCCGGCATGTTCGCGAACCAGGGGCAGACGTGTGCGGCCGGCTCGCGCGTGCTCGCGCACCGGTCGATCGCGGACGCACTCGAAGCGCGGCTCGCCGACGCGGCACGCACCATCCGCGTCGGGCCGCCGACCGAGGCCGGCGTGCAGATGGGCGCGCTCATCAACCCGCGGCATCTCGCACGCGTGCGGGCGCACGTCGCGGCCGCGCTGGCCGAAGGCGCGGTCATGCTCGCCGGCGACGAACAGGTGCCGCCGCGCGGCTGCTTCATGCGCCCGACGATACTCGGCGGCGTGCATCCGGGCATGCGCATCGCGCGCGAAGAAGTGTTCGGCCCGGTCGGCATGGTGATGCCGTTCGAGACCGAGGACGATGCGATCCGGATCGCCAACGACACGCCGTTCGGCCTGTCCGCCTCGGTCTGGACGCAGGATGTCGGCACCGCGCACCGCGTCGCCGAACGGCTCGACGTCGGTGCGGTCGCCATCAACGCATGGAGCCCGATCGATGCGCGCCTGCCGTGGGGCGGCACCCGGCAAAGCGGAATCGGGCGTGACCTGTCGAAGGCCGCGCTCGATTCGTACCTCGAGGAAAAGATCGTCACGGCCGCGCTGTGA
- a CDS encoding aspartate aminotransferase family protein yields the protein MDYQKRQKRFWHPMSSAAAGHTTPTVIIARGDGNYVYDVEGHRMLDGVAGLWNVNVGHNRKEVKDAIVRQLDELSYYQTFDGVAHPRVYDLADRLCAMFEQEDMQRVMFGSGGSDAIETALKIARQYWVAAGEPSRTKFLSLRNGYHGVHMGGTSIGGNGVYHYNHGPLLPGCVLLDTPWLYRNPWNCDDPDQLVEHCIRQLEDTIAFHGQQTIAAFVAEPVQGAGGLIVPPASYWARVRNVCDRHGILLIADEVVTGFGRSGSLFGSRGWGVRPDIMCLAKGISSGYVPLGATLYNGRIAQAIEHGAGFSHVVMHGYTYSGHPLACAASLAVLDIVEAEDLPGNAARMGQRLLEQLLPLTRDFETVGEVRGKGLMLALDLVTDKASRTPLDPGKGFAARVADAARKRGVLVRAIANKIVMSPPLTLQPKETDLIAHALRDALQECCADARAIA from the coding sequence ATGGACTACCAAAAGCGACAAAAGCGATTCTGGCACCCGATGAGCTCGGCCGCGGCCGGGCATACGACCCCGACGGTCATCATCGCCCGCGGCGACGGCAACTACGTGTACGACGTCGAAGGCCACCGCATGCTCGACGGCGTCGCGGGCCTGTGGAACGTCAACGTCGGCCACAACCGCAAGGAAGTGAAGGACGCGATCGTGCGCCAGCTCGACGAGCTGTCCTACTATCAGACCTTCGACGGCGTGGCCCACCCGCGCGTCTACGATCTGGCCGACCGCCTGTGCGCGATGTTCGAGCAGGAGGACATGCAGCGCGTCATGTTCGGCAGCGGCGGCTCCGACGCGATCGAGACCGCGCTGAAGATCGCACGCCAGTACTGGGTCGCCGCGGGCGAGCCGTCGCGCACGAAGTTCCTGTCGCTGCGCAACGGCTATCACGGCGTGCACATGGGCGGCACGTCGATCGGCGGCAACGGCGTCTACCACTACAATCACGGTCCGTTGCTGCCCGGCTGCGTGCTGCTGGATACCCCGTGGCTGTATCGCAATCCGTGGAACTGCGATGATCCGGACCAGCTGGTCGAACACTGCATCCGGCAACTGGAGGACACGATCGCCTTTCATGGCCAGCAGACCATCGCGGCGTTCGTCGCGGAGCCGGTGCAGGGCGCCGGCGGCCTGATCGTCCCGCCGGCCAGCTACTGGGCGCGCGTGCGGAACGTATGCGACCGGCACGGCATCCTGCTGATCGCCGACGAAGTGGTGACCGGCTTCGGCCGCAGCGGCAGCCTGTTCGGCAGCCGCGGCTGGGGCGTGCGCCCGGACATCATGTGTCTCGCGAAGGGCATCTCGTCCGGCTACGTGCCGCTCGGCGCGACGCTGTACAACGGCCGGATCGCGCAAGCGATCGAGCACGGCGCGGGCTTCTCGCACGTCGTCATGCACGGCTATACGTACAGCGGCCATCCGCTCGCCTGCGCCGCGTCGCTCGCCGTACTCGACATCGTCGAAGCCGAGGATCTTCCGGGCAACGCGGCGCGCATGGGCCAACGCCTGCTCGAGCAGTTGCTGCCGTTGACGCGCGACTTCGAAACGGTCGGCGAGGTGCGCGGCAAGGGGCTGATGCTCGCGCTCGACCTCGTGACCGACAAGGCGAGCCGCACGCCGCTCGATCCCGGCAAGGGGTTCGCGGCGCGCGTGGCGGATGCCGCACGCAAGCGCGGCGTGCTGGTCCGGGCGATCGCCAACAAGATCGTGATGTCGCCGCCGTTGACGCTGCAGCCGAAGGAGACCGACCTCATCGCGCATGCGCTGCGCGACGCGCTGCAGGAATGCTGCGCGGACGCGCGAGCGATCGCCTGA
- a CDS encoding cytochrome b: MNDQAIAIPAHKYPLTLRLLHWLRAILIGAQLWTGWTMVRLDDNLPAKFDWYYPTHKEFGVLTLLVVLTQLAIRSTQTLPPLPASLPKLDRKLAKLAHYLLYALAVVVPLMGYSMSSTYTQSDGVPFFGLRVPELLAKNDHWFVAFQWLHRTLAYTLLALVVLHVLAALKHRFFDPNRENDVLRRML, translated from the coding sequence ATGAACGACCAGGCTATTGCAATCCCGGCGCACAAGTATCCGCTCACGCTTCGGCTTCTTCACTGGCTCAGGGCGATCCTGATCGGTGCGCAGCTGTGGACCGGCTGGACGATGGTCCGGCTCGACGACAACCTGCCCGCCAAATTCGACTGGTACTACCCGACCCACAAGGAATTCGGCGTGCTCACGCTGCTGGTGGTCCTGACCCAACTGGCGATCCGCTCGACGCAGACGTTGCCGCCGCTGCCGGCGAGCCTGCCGAAACTCGACCGCAAGCTCGCCAAGCTCGCCCATTACCTGCTGTACGCGCTGGCCGTCGTCGTGCCGTTGATGGGCTATTCGATGTCGAGCACCTATACGCAGAGCGACGGCGTGCCGTTCTTCGGTCTGCGCGTGCCCGAGCTGCTGGCGAAGAACGACCACTGGTTCGTCGCGTTCCAGTGGCTGCACAGGACGCTCGCCTACACGCTGCTCGCGCTCGTCGTGCTGCACGTGCTCGCCGCGCTGAAGCACCGCTTCTTCGATCCGAACCGCGAGAACGACGTGTTGCGACGCATGCTGTAA